A segment of the Microbacterium luteolum genome:
CGCCGCGGGACCCCGCCAGTTCCGCCGCGGTCTCGGCCAACCGTCGGGTGAGAGCCCGGCGTTCTCTGCCGAGCTTCGCCAGCGCGGCGGCATCCAGGTCATCCTGCGCCTCGCGGAGCTCGGCGGCGAGCTGCAGCGCCTGGTCCAGCTGCCCCGCGCGCTCCTGGGCGAAGACGTTCACGACCCAGGCCGCGATAGACGGCTTCCGGAGGGCGCGGATCCGTGCGGACAGCGCGGCGTCGCCGACCTCCTTGGCGCGCGCGTTGCGCGCGGACACGAAGTCCTCGGGCGGTCCGGCGCAGAGTCCTGCAGCGATCTCCTCGAGCGTCGGATCGGCCATGCGCCCACGATACGCGGGCGCGCCCGCTCGGCCGCGCAGATCCGGCGCGCTACTCGAGGGTGAGGTAGTCGGCGGCATCCGCACTGACGAGTGTGCGCGCGTTGAAGCCGCCTCGGCCATTGCCGGGGTAGAGGAAGAGCTCGCCCGCAGGAGTGCGTCCCAGCAGATCGGCGCGCTCGTCGCCGTTGTAGTCGACGCCGCCGGTGAGGGCGGTGAACTCCAGCCATCCGGCACCGGCCGTGCGCCGTGCGCCGAACCCATTGACGCCGCCGGGATAGAAATAGAGGGTGCCCGTGTCGTCGATCCCGATGATGTCACCGCGCCCGTCGTTGTCGAAGTCTCCGCCGACGAGGAAATGGAATCCCTCCCAGCCGCCGCCGAGCGTCACGTAGGGCGTCGCGAATCCTCCCCACCCGGATCCGCGGAAGATGGTCATGACTCCGCCGGCCGAGACGCCGATGACATCCTGCTTCCCGTCGCCGGTGTAGTCGGCGCCCGATGTCACGTGCAGCATGTCGTACCAGCCGTTGCCGACGATCGCGACCGCCTGGAACCCTCCGTTGCCCGCGCCGGCGAAGTACTCCAGCGCCCCATCGGATCGGGCAGAGAGGAAGTCGGCCTTGTCGTCCCCGTTGAGATCGGCGTGAGTGATGTGCCGCCGGATGGATGCCAACCCGGCGTAGGTGGCCGTCTTCTGGAACACGCCGGCGCCGTTGCCGGCGCGGAGCTGGAGATCTCCGTTGCCCGCGACCGTCATCAGGTCGGCGTTCCCGTCGCCGGTGTAGTCGGCCGAGGCGACCGTGGAGATGGGATCGGTGCCGAGCCCGGGGAAGAACAGCGGGATCAGGTCACCGCGCCGCACATTGCTCAGACATGTGAAGCCGTCGTTGATCTGGGTGTACACCGCGCCGTTCAATCGCACCTCGAAGTGCAGGTGATTGGCGCTGGTCGCTCCGGTCTTGCCCACCACCCCGATCTGCTGGCCGCGCACGACAGGGGTGCCCGGCTCGTACCATCCGGGAGCGACCATGTGGGCGTAGCGCGTGACATAGCCGCCGGGGTGCTGGATGTCGACGTAGTTGCCGTAGCCGCTGTTGGAGGTCCGCGATTTGATGACCCCGTCGTACGCGGCGAGGATCGGATCCCCACCCGACCCGGTGATGTCGATCCCCTCATGGGGGCGGTAGTCGCCGAGGCATCCGTCCCCGACCTTCGACTGGATGTTGCCCGACGCCGGGAAGATCATCTGCCCGTCGGTCGCCGCAGCGGCCGGGGTGGCCGAGGAGAGGGAGGGCACGAGTGCTCCGATGACCAGCGCCATCGCGGTGACCGCGCTCACGCGCACGAGACGCCAACGGGATGCTCGCTTCATCTCGACGTACTCTCTTGCTCGGTCGGCCCCAGGGACGCAGTGTCCTCCGCCGTCACCGTACCAGGGCGCATGGGGCCGACCGGCGAACGTCGACGGAGGATGCCGGGTGTCGCCGTGCGCGCGTCACGACGGTCAGAGCAGGTCGAACGTCCCGCCGAAGGGAGCGGAGTCATCTCCGTTGTCGCGATGGTCGTACTGCACGGTGTCGACCGAGATCACGACCTGGGTCGCCGTCGACACGAGCACGCTGACCGAGCGGTTGCCGACCACGACGAACTCGACGAACCGGGGACCGTCACGGACAGCGGACTCGATCTCCCCTTTCAGTTCGTCGACATCCTGTCCCTGCGCCAGGAAGAACCCGACGTCGTTGACCGT
Coding sequences within it:
- a CDS encoding VCBS repeat domain-containing M23 family metallopeptidase, which encodes MKRASRWRLVRVSAVTAMALVIGALVPSLSSATPAAAATDGQMIFPASGNIQSKVGDGCLGDYRPHEGIDITGSGGDPILAAYDGVIKSRTSNSGYGNYVDIQHPGGYVTRYAHMVAPGWYEPGTPVVRGQQIGVVGKTGATSANHLHFEVRLNGAVYTQINDGFTCLSNVRRGDLIPLFFPGLGTDPISTVASADYTGDGNADLMTVAGNGDLQLRAGNGAGVFQKTATYAGLASIRRHITHADLNGDDKADFLSARSDGALEYFAGAGNGGFQAVAIVGNGWYDMLHVTSGADYTGDGKQDVIGVSAGGVMTIFRGSGWGGFATPYVTLGGGWEGFHFLVGGDFDNDGRGDIIGIDDTGTLYFYPGGVNGFGARRTAGAGWLEFTALTGGVDYNGDERADLLGRTPAGELFLYPGNGRGGFNARTLVSADAADYLTLE